A window of Streptomyces sp. SAI-127 contains these coding sequences:
- the yicI gene encoding alpha-xylosidase: protein MKFTDGYWLLREGVTAAHPAQVHEVAASDGRLDILAPTQPIRRRGDLLKGPVVTISAHAPLPDVIGVTFTHFEGEQPQGPQFEVRKEDFTAHTEYDEEHATLTSGALSVRVARTDTWQVDFLAGGRLLTGSGPKGMGIMRDASGAHYLREQLGLGVGTSVYGLGERFGPLVKNGQVVDIWNADGGTATEQAYKNVPFYLTDAGYGVFVDHPGKVSFEVGSEAVSRVQFSAETQELTYYVIYGPSPKEIIRKYTALTGRPALPPAWSFGLWLSTSFTTSYDEETVTSFIEGMRERELPLSVFHFDCFWMREFNWCDFQWDPRVFPDPEGMLARLHARGLRVSAWINPYIAQRSPLFAEGKALGHLLRRPDGSVWQWDLWQPGMALVDFTSPAARDWYAAKLEALLAQGVDCFKTDFGERVPLDVEWSDGSDPERMHNYYTYLYNRTVFDVLRKHRGEEEAVVFARSATAGSQQFPVHWGGDCEATYESMAESLRGGLSLGLSGFGFWSHDIGGFEGTPTPALFKRWLAFGLLSSHSRLHGSSSYRVPWLFDEESVDVLRHFTHLKLKLMPYLYEAARTAHAEGVPVMRAMVLEFPDDPGCAHLERQYMLGPDLMVAPVFNDEGEVSYYVPEGTWTHFVTGETVTGPRWVREKHDFLSVPLLVRPGAVLPVGAVDDRPDYDHADGVTLRAYELGRGEQVTVRVGEVAFTVVREGDTLRASCGDPSAPWVLAAGGRAARARAGTGFLSLELG from the coding sequence GTGAAGTTCACCGACGGCTACTGGTTGCTGCGCGAGGGCGTCACCGCGGCGCATCCGGCCCAGGTCCACGAGGTCGCCGCGTCGGACGGCCGGCTGGACATCCTCGCGCCGACCCAGCCCATCCGCCGCCGCGGCGACCTGTTGAAGGGACCGGTCGTGACGATCAGCGCCCATGCCCCGCTGCCCGACGTCATCGGCGTCACCTTCACCCACTTCGAGGGCGAGCAACCGCAGGGGCCGCAATTCGAGGTCCGCAAGGAGGACTTCACGGCTCACACGGAGTACGACGAGGAGCACGCCACCCTCACCTCCGGTGCGCTGTCGGTCCGGGTGGCCCGCACGGACACCTGGCAGGTCGACTTCCTCGCGGGCGGCCGGCTGCTGACCGGCAGCGGCCCGAAGGGCATGGGCATCATGCGGGACGCGTCGGGCGCCCACTACCTGCGCGAGCAGCTGGGCCTCGGCGTGGGCACCTCGGTGTACGGCCTCGGCGAACGCTTCGGGCCGCTGGTGAAGAACGGCCAGGTCGTCGACATCTGGAACGCCGACGGCGGCACGGCCACCGAACAGGCCTACAAGAACGTCCCGTTCTACCTCACGGACGCGGGCTACGGCGTCTTCGTCGACCACCCGGGCAAAGTCTCCTTCGAGGTGGGCTCGGAAGCGGTCTCGCGGGTGCAGTTCAGCGCCGAGACCCAGGAGTTGACGTACTACGTCATCTACGGCCCGAGCCCGAAGGAGATCATCCGCAAGTACACGGCCCTCACCGGCCGCCCGGCCCTCCCGCCCGCCTGGTCCTTCGGTCTGTGGCTGTCGACGTCCTTCACGACGTCGTACGACGAGGAGACCGTGACGTCCTTCATCGAGGGCATGCGGGAGCGCGAACTCCCCCTCTCCGTCTTCCACTTCGACTGCTTCTGGATGCGCGAGTTCAACTGGTGCGACTTCCAGTGGGACCCGCGGGTCTTCCCCGACCCGGAGGGCATGCTCGCGCGCCTGCACGCCCGGGGCCTCAGGGTCTCCGCATGGATCAATCCGTACATCGCCCAGAGGTCGCCCCTGTTCGCGGAGGGCAAGGCGCTCGGCCATCTCCTCAGGCGCCCCGACGGCAGCGTGTGGCAGTGGGACCTGTGGCAGCCCGGCATGGCCCTGGTCGACTTCACCAGCCCGGCCGCCCGCGACTGGTACGCCGCCAAGCTGGAGGCGCTCCTCGCACAGGGCGTCGACTGCTTCAAGACCGACTTCGGCGAGCGGGTGCCGCTGGACGTGGAGTGGTCCGACGGCTCCGACCCGGAGCGGATGCACAACTACTACACCTACCTCTACAACCGGACCGTCTTCGACGTGCTGCGCAAGCACCGCGGCGAGGAGGAGGCGGTGGTCTTCGCCCGCTCGGCGACCGCGGGCAGCCAGCAGTTCCCGGTGCACTGGGGCGGCGACTGCGAGGCGACCTACGAGTCGATGGCCGAGTCACTGCGCGGCGGGCTGTCGTTGGGCCTGTCCGGCTTCGGCTTCTGGAGCCACGACATCGGCGGCTTCGAGGGCACCCCGACACCGGCGCTGTTCAAGCGTTGGCTGGCCTTCGGACTCCTCTCCTCCCACAGCCGTCTGCACGGCAGCTCCTCCTACCGGGTGCCGTGGCTGTTCGACGAGGAGTCCGTGGACGTCCTACGGCACTTCACCCACCTCAAGCTGAAGCTCATGCCGTACCTCTACGAGGCCGCGCGCACCGCCCACGCCGAGGGCGTGCCGGTGATGCGGGCGATGGTCCTGGAGTTCCCGGACGATCCCGGGTGCGCGCATCTGGAGCGGCAGTACATGCTCGGCCCCGACCTGATGGTCGCGCCGGTGTTCAACGACGAGGGCGAGGTCTCCTACTACGTCCCCGAGGGCACGTGGACCCACTTCGTGACCGGCGAGACGGTGACCGGACCGCGCTGGGTGCGCGAGAAGCACGACTTCCTGAGCGTGCCGCTGCTGGTGCGGCCGGGCGCCGTGCTCCCGGTCGGCGCGGTGGACGACCGGCCCGACTACGACCACGCCGACGGGGTGACCCTGCGGGCGTACGAGCTCGGGCGGGGCGAGCAGGTCACGGTGCGGGTCGGCGAGGTCGCCTTCACCGTCGTACGCGAAGGGGACACGCTGCGGGCGTCCTGCGGTGACCCGTCGGCGCCCTGGGTGCTGGCCGCGGGCGGGCGCGCGGCGCGGGCGCGGGCCGGGACCGGCTTTCTCTCCCTGGAGCTGGGCTGA
- a CDS encoding ricin-type beta-trefoil lectin domain protein has protein sequence MPRYRLFTHARPPSGLLTPVLTSVVAVALIGSVAVQPDLISRYAADDMASVADVGDSYDGFDAKAAEQLRQDQCLLGEALRMGGPAMFGVAQDGLNQTPDKLHTAANREYWESTPLSTAFQQDRDAANTEGSALYDHIRDFQISGLPQPGGFKSKADFEWPPGTSGDDRPNFFQQTGISKWIWEQFWKSEGDFYRDLTPTADEATVKAVKDLGDPLYGGDLDPTLPNWNQRYEEHQAYDGLVNWSMEPTAADNARLFLSYGGFPRTAPEPGSVEYRIAVEDLKSRFASCAWRTPVDPNKVLGKEVAAASAEWQQEIAAQATPRNQLLTANKTATKALAAGSKALGELLGLSWRADHLVRWQDYWSAGGPGWIGTSPFVVHAHGATDKCLDVAGGKKDNGTPVQIYTCNGSAGQKWQIDGDRLVNPNSGKCLTVKGGASANGTPVQISTCGTGASQKWQYGTHGTSRLYNPGTGNCLDLADYTNSRDGRMWDCTGKAPQQFDVVPSGHQGADDDLDYPTKAQFDKAKKGVTDAQTAAKTQLDLLKAQATAAKTAAATSDTALTTAYGIADKAGAPRGRGLLVGQQKAQVTKASAAALDALAKAGDTAYAATRAAAGDSATVAARALTQAAQSKAAFRTAAANEARAQAKAAADAAAVQAQTAKAARDLAKTKLAETLKAEADAKAAAADAHAKRLAAEAEAATAKAEKETAAAKQAEAAQHKENAQGYARTADEAKGRAENAESTARAKRQDAEAARDRAKGKRDDAWDAESQANAARAKADAKDAYAEAHDADSDAKDSRAAADEADKAADDAESAARSARSEADAATQAAADADAAATRAEAAAQRARSDADAAQAAKLRADAAVRTATSAAADAIKASEASASAARTAVKLADEAEKHAADAMKQADAAKAEAAKAVAGAADAAGHAYTTAQAAEDAGNAAQQVAAPANDAIQLGAPYVTTDSAAGLAVLSGQSSKTIAEQQQAVAEAHAANAQKNATQAASLAAAATGDAKAAYTLAAEAAGFAADARRSAKEALGYAAEAAQYAADAQASLARAKEYDRQATVDAEAADRAADQAESYAVDARSSADQAALDAEAARTAAAQAEQSAKDARAAADRADAEATAAEEAAKDAQKYAESAQEAAESAARKEANKTVQDGAGTGVGGVFYVIEKMTEAAPAKPLNTCDYVPQGCTVTYELYVNITVSYYFCVNPDVPATEAGCPQSDTVFLKTDTLPNQKREWTHHFSFGDITRIGWQTLFGETVGAVLYEIVLGDAARCYHGDKGACAWFASNFIPGKAFTKVADAIRALDVAMKTGIGVADAFKALKALDGVNPATLARIEDSVRLYDDALSVCPVNSFPGSTEVLMADGSRKAIRDVRKGELVLAGDPVTGGLRAEPVTDTYRHDTSRMTDIAVSGGLLTSTRGHRFYVEGRGWTTVANLAVGDRLRTPDGTTSAVTALMDRSGRAEVFDLTVDDLHTFFVRTQGRAPRDVLVHNCLKIIDDEGLSGAHTLRDHVRPSDEEMAAKAVDSRNRSGVATRWTSEEIAQDSVNTAFQQWIARNPKGLDGWMSRMRDKFGRKNDRGYFDPQTDLKPITWTLKDAKNLGLKWVRGGDQKVDAGTKVIIQLKYVGRDHPPGYVVYTAYLAG, from the coding sequence ATGCCGAGATATCGGCTCTTCACGCATGCCCGCCCGCCATCCGGGCTCCTGACGCCTGTGCTGACGTCCGTCGTCGCCGTGGCCCTGATCGGCTCGGTAGCCGTACAGCCGGACCTGATCAGCCGGTACGCGGCCGACGACATGGCTTCCGTGGCGGACGTCGGCGACAGCTACGACGGCTTCGACGCCAAGGCCGCCGAACAGCTCCGGCAGGACCAGTGCCTGCTGGGCGAGGCGCTGCGGATGGGCGGGCCCGCCATGTTCGGGGTCGCGCAGGACGGGCTGAACCAGACGCCGGACAAGCTGCACACCGCGGCCAACCGGGAGTACTGGGAGAGCACTCCGCTGTCGACGGCGTTCCAGCAGGACAGGGACGCCGCCAACACGGAGGGCTCCGCCCTCTACGACCACATCCGGGACTTCCAGATCTCCGGTCTGCCCCAGCCGGGCGGCTTCAAGTCGAAGGCCGACTTCGAGTGGCCGCCCGGGACGAGTGGTGACGACCGCCCCAACTTCTTCCAGCAGACCGGCATCTCCAAGTGGATCTGGGAGCAGTTCTGGAAGTCCGAGGGCGACTTCTACCGTGACCTGACTCCGACGGCCGACGAGGCCACCGTCAAGGCGGTCAAGGACCTGGGTGACCCGCTGTACGGCGGCGACCTCGACCCGACGCTGCCCAACTGGAACCAGAGGTACGAGGAACACCAGGCCTACGACGGTCTGGTGAACTGGTCCATGGAGCCGACGGCCGCCGACAACGCGCGGCTCTTCCTGTCGTACGGCGGCTTCCCGCGCACCGCGCCCGAACCGGGCAGCGTCGAGTACCGCATCGCCGTGGAGGACCTGAAGAGCCGGTTCGCCTCCTGCGCCTGGCGCACCCCGGTCGACCCGAACAAGGTGCTCGGCAAGGAGGTCGCCGCCGCGTCCGCCGAGTGGCAGCAGGAGATCGCCGCGCAGGCCACCCCGCGCAACCAGCTCCTGACCGCCAACAAGACCGCCACCAAGGCCCTCGCGGCCGGCTCCAAGGCACTCGGTGAGCTGCTCGGGCTCTCCTGGCGCGCGGACCACCTGGTCCGCTGGCAGGACTACTGGTCGGCCGGTGGGCCCGGCTGGATCGGCACCAGTCCCTTCGTCGTGCACGCCCACGGGGCCACCGACAAGTGCCTGGACGTGGCGGGCGGCAAGAAGGACAACGGCACGCCCGTGCAGATCTACACCTGCAACGGCAGCGCCGGGCAGAAGTGGCAGATCGACGGCGACCGTCTGGTCAACCCCAACTCGGGCAAGTGCCTGACGGTCAAGGGAGGCGCGAGCGCCAACGGCACGCCGGTGCAGATCTCCACCTGTGGCACCGGGGCCTCGCAGAAGTGGCAGTACGGCACCCACGGCACCTCGCGGCTCTACAACCCGGGCACCGGCAACTGCCTCGACCTCGCGGACTACACCAACAGCCGCGACGGCCGCATGTGGGACTGCACCGGCAAGGCCCCGCAGCAGTTCGACGTCGTTCCGTCCGGGCATCAGGGCGCCGACGACGACCTCGACTACCCGACCAAGGCCCAGTTCGACAAGGCGAAGAAGGGCGTCACGGACGCCCAGACCGCGGCGAAGACGCAGCTCGACCTGCTCAAGGCCCAGGCCACGGCGGCGAAGACGGCCGCCGCCACGTCGGACACCGCGCTGACGACGGCGTACGGCATCGCCGACAAGGCGGGTGCGCCGCGGGGCCGGGGTCTGCTCGTCGGGCAGCAGAAGGCCCAGGTCACCAAGGCCTCGGCCGCCGCGCTGGACGCCCTGGCCAAGGCCGGTGACACCGCCTACGCGGCCACCCGCGCCGCCGCCGGGGACAGCGCCACTGTCGCCGCGCGAGCCCTGACGCAGGCCGCGCAGTCGAAGGCCGCCTTCCGTACCGCCGCCGCGAACGAGGCCAGGGCGCAGGCGAAGGCAGCCGCCGACGCCGCCGCCGTACAGGCGCAGACCGCCAAGGCGGCGCGGGACCTCGCGAAGACGAAGCTCGCCGAGACGCTGAAGGCCGAGGCCGACGCGAAGGCGGCCGCCGCCGACGCGCACGCCAAGCGGCTCGCCGCGGAGGCCGAGGCGGCGACGGCGAAGGCGGAGAAGGAGACCGCCGCCGCCAAGCAGGCCGAGGCCGCGCAGCACAAGGAGAACGCGCAGGGGTACGCGAGGACCGCCGACGAGGCCAAGGGCCGGGCGGAGAACGCCGAGTCCACAGCCCGCGCCAAGCGCCAGGACGCCGAGGCGGCCCGGGACCGGGCCAAGGGCAAGCGGGACGACGCGTGGGACGCCGAGAGCCAGGCGAACGCCGCCCGTGCCAAGGCCGACGCCAAGGACGCCTACGCCGAGGCCCACGACGCGGACTCCGACGCCAAGGACTCCCGGGCCGCCGCGGACGAGGCGGACAAGGCCGCCGACGACGCCGAGTCGGCCGCGCGCTCGGCCCGTTCCGAGGCGGACGCGGCCACCCAGGCCGCCGCCGACGCGGACGCCGCCGCCACGCGCGCGGAGGCGGCCGCCCAGCGGGCCCGCTCCGACGCGGACGCGGCCCAGGCCGCCAAGCTGCGGGCGGACGCGGCCGTCCGCACCGCGACCAGCGCCGCCGCCGACGCCATCAAGGCCTCCGAGGCCTCGGCCTCCGCCGCGCGGACCGCCGTCAAGCTGGCCGACGAGGCCGAGAAGCACGCCGCCGACGCCATGAAGCAGGCCGACGCGGCGAAGGCCGAGGCCGCCAAGGCGGTCGCGGGCGCGGCGGACGCGGCCGGGCACGCCTACACCACCGCCCAGGCGGCGGAGGACGCCGGCAACGCGGCACAGCAGGTCGCCGCGCCGGCGAACGACGCGATCCAGCTGGGCGCGCCGTACGTCACCACCGACTCGGCGGCCGGCCTGGCCGTGCTGTCGGGCCAGTCGTCGAAGACGATCGCCGAGCAGCAGCAGGCGGTCGCCGAGGCACACGCGGCCAACGCGCAGAAGAACGCGACCCAGGCGGCGAGCCTCGCGGCGGCGGCGACCGGTGACGCCAAGGCGGCGTACACGCTGGCCGCGGAGGCCGCCGGATTCGCCGCGGACGCCCGCAGGTCGGCGAAGGAGGCGCTGGGTTACGCCGCCGAGGCGGCCCAGTACGCGGCGGACGCGCAGGCCTCACTGGCCCGTGCGAAGGAGTACGACCGCCAGGCCACCGTGGACGCCGAGGCCGCCGACCGGGCCGCCGACCAGGCCGAGAGCTACGCGGTCGACGCCCGCTCCTCCGCCGACCAGGCCGCCCTGGACGCCGAGGCCGCCCGCACGGCGGCGGCGCAGGCCGAGCAGTCCGCGAAGGACGCCCGCGCGGCGGCCGACCGGGCGGACGCGGAGGCGACGGCGGCGGAGGAGGCGGCGAAGGACGCGCAGAAGTACGCGGAGTCGGCGCAGGAGGCCGCCGAGTCGGCGGCACGCAAGGAGGCCAACAAGACCGTCCAGGACGGCGCCGGGACCGGTGTGGGCGGTGTCTTCTACGTCATTGAGAAGATGACCGAGGCGGCACCGGCCAAGCCTCTCAACACGTGCGACTACGTGCCGCAGGGCTGCACGGTGACGTACGAGCTGTACGTGAACATCACGGTCAGCTACTACTTCTGCGTCAACCCCGATGTTCCGGCCACGGAGGCCGGCTGCCCGCAGTCGGACACCGTTTTCCTCAAGACGGACACGCTCCCGAACCAGAAGCGGGAGTGGACCCACCACTTCAGCTTCGGCGACATCACCCGGATCGGCTGGCAGACCCTCTTCGGGGAGACGGTCGGCGCGGTCCTGTACGAGATCGTCCTCGGCGATGCCGCCCGCTGCTACCACGGCGACAAGGGAGCCTGCGCCTGGTTCGCGTCCAACTTCATCCCGGGCAAGGCGTTCACGAAGGTCGCCGACGCGATCCGCGCGCTCGATGTCGCCATGAAGACCGGTATCGGGGTCGCGGATGCGTTCAAGGCGCTGAAGGCCCTGGACGGCGTGAATCCGGCGACATTGGCCCGGATCGAGGACTCCGTCCGTCTGTACGACGACGCGTTGTCGGTCTGCCCGGTCAACAGTTTCCCCGGCTCCACCGAGGTGCTGATGGCGGACGGCTCCCGCAAGGCGATCCGGGACGTTCGCAAGGGCGAGCTGGTCCTGGCCGGCGACCCTGTCACCGGCGGTCTGCGCGCGGAGCCGGTGACGGACACGTACCGTCACGACACCAGCCGGATGACGGACATCGCCGTCAGCGGTGGTCTCCTCACCAGCACCCGCGGTCACCGCTTCTATGTCGAGGGACGCGGCTGGACCACGGTCGCGAACCTCGCCGTGGGCGACCGGCTGCGTACTCCGGACGGAACCACGAGCGCCGTGACGGCGCTCATGGACCGGTCGGGTCGGGCGGAGGTTTTCGACCTGACGGTCGACGACCTGCACACCTTTTTCGTGCGTACGCAGGGACGGGCTCCGCGGGACGTCCTTGTCCACAACTGCCTGAAGATCATCGATGACGAGGGCCTCAGCGGCGCACACACGCTGAGGGACCATGTCCGGCCCAGCGATGAGGAGATGGCCGCGAAGGCCGTCGATTCGCGCAACCGCTCCGGTGTCGCCACGCGCTGGACGAGCGAGGAAATCGCCCAGGACTCGGTCAATACTGCGTTCCAGCAGTGGATCGCCCGCAACCCGAAGGGCCTGGACGGCTGGATGAGCCGTATGCGGGACAAGTTCGGCAGGAAGAATGACCGGGGGTACTTTGATCCCCAGACAGATCTCAAGCCGATCACGTGGACCCTCAAGGATGCCAAGAACCTCGGCCTCAAGTGGGTGCGCGGCGGCGACCAGAAGGTTGACGCCGGGACCAAGGTGATCATCCAGCTGAAGTACGTGGGACGCGACCACCCCCCGGGTTACGTCGTCTACACGGCCTACCTGGCCGGCTGA
- a CDS encoding LacI family DNA-binding transcriptional regulator, which yields MAKITDVARRAGVSPSTVSYALSGKRPISEETRQRVEDAIRELGYRPHAGARALAGRRSNVLALVVPLRAGIHVPTVMQFAVSVVTTARRYDHDVLLLTQEEGEDGLTRVADTAMVDALIVMDVQLEDPRLPLLRALDLPSVLIGFPASSEGLTCIDLDFRAAGEACVEHLARLGHRVVALVGSPPEVYVRQTAFAQSVVQGFTAAADRCGMSSTVHPCEPGAAREVAEQLLREQPALTGVVVHNEPLLQPLVDAFGQLGLRVPADLSVTAICPDELAESVRVPITSVALPSAEVGARAVELLMKKLDGTAVPESTLLPPRMTERASTGRRTVS from the coding sequence ATGGCGAAGATCACCGATGTGGCACGGCGGGCCGGGGTCTCCCCCAGCACCGTCTCCTACGCCCTCAGCGGCAAGCGCCCGATCTCCGAGGAGACCCGGCAGCGGGTCGAGGACGCCATCCGCGAGCTGGGCTACCGACCGCACGCGGGCGCCCGAGCTCTGGCCGGCCGACGGTCGAACGTGCTGGCGCTGGTCGTACCCTTGCGGGCCGGGATCCACGTCCCGACCGTGATGCAGTTCGCGGTGTCGGTGGTGACGACTGCCCGGCGGTACGACCACGATGTGCTGCTGCTGACCCAGGAGGAGGGCGAGGACGGACTGACGCGGGTCGCGGACACGGCCATGGTGGACGCGCTGATCGTGATGGACGTCCAGCTGGAGGATCCCCGGCTGCCGTTGCTGCGCGCACTGGACCTGCCGTCGGTGCTGATCGGTTTCCCGGCCTCCTCGGAGGGTCTGACCTGCATCGACCTCGACTTCAGGGCGGCGGGCGAGGCGTGCGTGGAGCATCTGGCGCGGCTGGGCCACCGGGTGGTGGCCCTCGTCGGTTCCCCGCCGGAGGTCTACGTCCGGCAGACCGCCTTCGCGCAGAGCGTGGTCCAGGGCTTCACGGCCGCCGCGGACCGCTGCGGGATGTCGTCGACGGTCCACCCCTGCGAGCCGGGTGCCGCCCGCGAGGTGGCCGAACAACTCCTGCGCGAGCAACCTGCGTTGACGGGAGTGGTCGTCCACAACGAACCCCTGCTGCAACCCCTGGTCGACGCCTTCGGGCAACTGGGCCTGCGCGTCCCGGCCGACCTGTCGGTCACCGCGATCTGCCCCGACGAACTGGCCGAGTCGGTCCGCGTCCCGATCACCTCGGTGGCCCTGCCGTCGGCGGAGGTGGGCGCGCGAGCGGTCGAGCTCCTGATGAAGAAGCTGGACGGGACGGCCGTACCGGAGTCGACACTGCTGCCGCCGAGGATGACGGAACGGGCGAGCACGGGGCGGCGGACGGTTTCCTGA
- a CDS encoding sugar ABC transporter permease, which yields MTVTVERSARAAGKGAAVRPPRRPRDSYALFLLPGALAFLAVIVLPFVMNTYVSFTDWQGVGSPEWSGLANYRELMDDSEFWASFRHSLFMVVAMAAIPTALGLVLAAALFDYVGKHFGSRTAAVLRACFYLPQVLPIAVAGIVWSWILAPDDGSLNALLKAIGLGSWQQDWLGDPDLALYSVMGVMVWVQLGFPLVVFMAGLQRVDPQLYEAAELDGAGWWRRFWHITLPQIRPEIYVVLTWCSIAALKVFGAVYVLTKGGPGGATDVPSYFSFTTFFEKTQVGYGAAISTVLTVLILALSLIGLRLQERTDS from the coding sequence ATGACGGTGACCGTCGAGCGGAGTGCGCGGGCGGCCGGCAAGGGCGCCGCCGTACGGCCCCCGCGCCGCCCCCGCGACTCCTACGCCCTCTTCCTCCTACCGGGCGCCCTCGCCTTCCTCGCGGTCATCGTCCTGCCGTTCGTGATGAACACGTACGTGAGCTTCACGGACTGGCAGGGCGTGGGCTCCCCCGAGTGGTCGGGGCTCGCCAACTACCGCGAGCTGATGGACGATTCCGAGTTCTGGGCGTCCTTCCGGCACAGCCTGTTCATGGTCGTGGCGATGGCGGCGATCCCCACGGCCCTCGGACTGGTCCTCGCCGCCGCCCTGTTCGACTACGTCGGCAAGCACTTCGGATCCAGAACGGCCGCCGTTCTCCGCGCCTGCTTCTACCTCCCCCAGGTGCTGCCGATCGCGGTCGCCGGCATCGTCTGGAGCTGGATCCTCGCCCCGGACGACGGCTCGCTCAACGCGCTCCTGAAGGCGATCGGCCTCGGCTCCTGGCAGCAGGACTGGCTGGGCGATCCCGATCTCGCGCTCTACAGCGTCATGGGCGTCATGGTCTGGGTCCAACTGGGCTTCCCGCTGGTCGTCTTCATGGCGGGTCTGCAGCGCGTCGACCCCCAGCTGTACGAGGCGGCCGAACTGGACGGCGCCGGCTGGTGGCGCCGCTTCTGGCACATCACGCTGCCCCAGATCCGGCCGGAGATCTACGTCGTCCTCACCTGGTGCTCGATCGCCGCGCTCAAGGTGTTCGGCGCGGTGTACGTGCTCACGAAGGGCGGGCCCGGCGGCGCCACCGACGTGCCCTCCTACTTCTCCTTCACCACGTTCTTCGAGAAGACGCAGGTCGGCTACGGCGCCGCGATCTCCACCGTGCTGACGGTGCTCATCCTCGCGCTCTCCCTGATCGGTCTGAGGCTCCAGGAGAGGACGGACTCATGA
- a CDS encoding carbohydrate ABC transporter permease, with protein MTTALRRYPVLIALCLAALFMVVPFLIVTVNAFKSPAEYAQNGPLSLPDGLYTTGIKDFWERVDFGQKLVNSVLISGSVAVLAVVLSVLNAYAIGIGRIKGRTWVLAFFVLANMLPQEALVYPVYYLSKEVGLYDTRLSVIIVFTVIQAAFGTYLLSAVLGQFPREILEAARIDGANRWQVLWRIVVPVSRPTLGVLMVFFFIWTWNEFLLPLVMLISNDNQTVSVALGVLQGQRLMDATMTNAAALLGVLPAIVFFLVFQRTLTRGIAVGAVK; from the coding sequence ATGACCACCGCCCTGCGCCGCTACCCGGTCCTGATCGCCCTGTGCCTCGCGGCCCTGTTCATGGTCGTGCCGTTCCTGATCGTCACGGTCAACGCCTTCAAGTCCCCCGCGGAGTACGCCCAGAACGGCCCCCTCAGCCTCCCCGACGGCCTGTACACGACCGGCATCAAGGACTTCTGGGAACGCGTCGACTTCGGACAGAAACTGGTCAACTCGGTCCTGATCAGCGGCTCGGTGGCGGTACTGGCCGTGGTCCTGTCCGTCCTGAACGCCTACGCGATCGGCATCGGCCGCATCAAGGGCCGCACCTGGGTCCTCGCCTTCTTCGTCCTCGCGAACATGCTGCCGCAGGAGGCGCTGGTCTACCCGGTCTACTACCTGAGCAAGGAAGTCGGCCTCTACGACACGAGGTTGAGCGTGATCATCGTGTTCACGGTGATCCAGGCGGCCTTCGGCACGTATCTGCTCTCCGCGGTCCTCGGCCAGTTCCCCCGCGAGATCCTGGAGGCGGCCCGCATCGACGGCGCGAACAGGTGGCAGGTCCTGTGGCGGATCGTCGTCCCCGTCAGCCGCCCCACCCTCGGTGTGCTGATGGTCTTCTTCTTCATCTGGACCTGGAACGAGTTCCTGCTCCCCCTGGTCATGCTGATCTCGAACGACAACCAGACGGTGTCGGTGGCCCTCGGCGTCCTCCAGGGCCAGCGTCTGATGGACGCCACGATGACCAACGCCGCCGCCCTGCTCGGGGTGCTCCCCGCGATCGTGTTCTTCCTCGTCTTCCAGCGAACCCTCACCCGCGGTATCGCCGTGGGTGCCGTCAAGTAA